In one window of Pseudomonas putida DNA:
- the pqqF gene encoding pyrroloquinoline quinone biosynthesis protein PqqF yields MTDAFNTLTLPNGLRLTLRHAPRLKRAAAALRVHAGSHDAPARWPGIAHFLEHLLFLGTARFPLEDGLMRHVQAFGGQVNASTRERTTDFFFEVPVSALGSALERLCQMLAEPDLSLARQHREREVIHAEFIAWSRNAEAQRQFRLLQCVSPHHPLSGFHAGNRYSLALQDPAFQRALGDFHARFYRGGQIHLSLCGPQSLMQLEALGRQFGSLFRAGEMQAQTPPAPLLDTPLIELEASRGGLDLLFAHEHLPPGAEQALDLLQACLNDSRPGGWLDALRQRGWLQEVHSDSLYAFAGQLLWHIRLQLQPDAPPAEVRALLHGWFGALRRLDAAALNNEFERLQHSRKQAASALELARRDSAQRPFEALDAQALKAFKALLDDLPSGEQGQWQQPHDEPLLIADLPVGCAALPDDLTVSDILPVERGLATLYLRWRIASPLRERFHAVLSQALQPLRERARRASLQLDFSLIGEHWQLRCAGTSGAVIRTLDLALEHLRHPAPHLLNTPAPAEPAHIPIRALLKALPDHLREATIQPQPACLLDLTMLGQIWASAPRHGLAIGFDGAAQAALGAVLAHAPGLPETPPPASRSLPARRWLHHPTGGSEHALLLFCPVPAHDEGAGRVLAQALQGPVYQRLRVELQLGYAVFSAFRQIEGQGGLLFGVQSPQATPGQILEHLLSLLADGVTFDPAAVRALAAQFEEPAMANAEVAEWAWQTYLATEPTDLSHLRRSILRTDQPILDDLVKRLLDAEHGWLCLATSEAPDARIEQILSV; encoded by the coding sequence ATGACCGACGCTTTCAACACACTCACCCTGCCCAACGGCCTGCGCCTGACCCTGCGCCACGCCCCGCGCCTCAAGCGCGCCGCCGCCGCCTTGAGGGTCCATGCCGGCAGTCATGACGCTCCGGCGAGGTGGCCGGGCATAGCGCACTTTCTCGAGCACCTGCTGTTCCTCGGCACCGCGCGCTTCCCACTGGAAGACGGCCTGATGCGGCATGTCCAGGCGTTCGGCGGCCAGGTCAATGCCAGTACCCGCGAACGCACCACCGATTTTTTCTTCGAAGTGCCCGTCTCGGCCCTGGGCTCAGCGCTGGAGCGCCTGTGCCAGATGCTCGCCGAACCGGACCTGAGCCTGGCACGCCAGCACCGCGAGCGTGAAGTGATCCATGCGGAGTTCATCGCCTGGTCACGCAATGCCGAGGCGCAACGCCAGTTCAGGCTGTTGCAATGCGTATCGCCACATCATCCCTTGAGCGGGTTCCACGCAGGCAACCGGTACAGCCTGGCGTTGCAGGACCCGGCTTTCCAGCGCGCGCTGGGCGACTTCCATGCTCGCTTCTATCGCGGTGGGCAGATCCATCTGAGCCTGTGCGGGCCGCAATCGCTGATGCAGCTCGAAGCACTGGGCCGGCAGTTCGGCAGCCTGTTCAGGGCGGGCGAAATGCAAGCACAAACACCTCCCGCCCCCTTGCTCGATACCCCCTTGATCGAGCTCGAAGCCTCCAGAGGCGGCCTTGACTTGCTGTTCGCCCACGAGCACCTTCCGCCAGGTGCCGAGCAGGCCCTGGACCTGCTGCAGGCCTGCCTGAACGACAGCCGCCCAGGCGGCTGGCTCGATGCCCTGCGCCAACGCGGCTGGCTCCAGGAGGTTCACAGCGATTCGCTGTATGCCTTTGCCGGCCAGTTGCTCTGGCACATCCGCCTGCAACTGCAGCCGGACGCCCCGCCAGCCGAGGTTCGCGCACTGCTGCACGGCTGGTTCGGCGCGTTGCGGCGCCTGGACGCCGCAGCGCTCAACAACGAGTTCGAGCGCCTTCAACACAGTCGCAAGCAAGCAGCCAGCGCACTTGAACTCGCCCGTCGGGACAGTGCCCAGCGGCCGTTCGAAGCGCTGGATGCCCAGGCACTGAAAGCCTTCAAGGCACTGCTCGATGATCTGCCGAGCGGTGAGCAGGGCCAATGGCAGCAACCGCACGATGAGCCCCTGCTGATCGCCGACCTCCCGGTTGGATGCGCAGCGCTGCCGGATGATCTGACCGTCAGCGACATCCTGCCGGTCGAGCGAGGCCTCGCAACGCTGTATCTACGCTGGCGTATCGCCTCACCCCTGCGCGAGCGCTTTCACGCAGTGTTGTCACAAGCGCTGCAACCACTGCGCGAACGCGCCCGCCGCGCCTCGCTGCAACTGGACTTCTCTCTCATTGGCGAACACTGGCAACTGCGCTGTGCGGGCACGTCTGGCGCGGTAATCCGCACCCTCGACCTGGCCTTGGAACACCTGCGCCACCCTGCACCCCACTTGCTGAACACACCTGCGCCCGCCGAGCCAGCGCACATCCCGATCAGGGCACTGCTCAAGGCGCTGCCCGATCACCTGCGCGAGGCAACCATACAGCCACAGCCAGCCTGCCTGCTGGACCTGACAATGCTTGGGCAGATCTGGGCCAGCGCGCCTCGACACGGCCTCGCCATCGGCTTCGATGGCGCAGCGCAAGCGGCCCTCGGCGCGGTATTGGCACATGCACCGGGGTTGCCGGAGACGCCACCGCCGGCCTCCCGGTCGTTGCCGGCCCGACGCTGGCTGCATCACCCCACGGGCGGCAGCGAGCATGCGCTGCTGCTGTTCTGCCCGGTTCCCGCACACGATGAAGGCGCAGGTCGGGTACTGGCGCAAGCGCTGCAAGGGCCGGTTTACCAGCGCCTGCGGGTCGAACTGCAACTGGGCTATGCCGTGTTCAGCGCCTTTCGTCAGATAGAAGGCCAAGGCGGCCTGCTGTTCGGTGTGCAATCGCCACAGGCAACGCCCGGCCAGATTCTCGAACACCTGCTCAGCCTGTTGGCCGACGGCGTCACGTTCGACCCCGCCGCCGTAAGGGCCCTGGCCGCGCAGTTCGAGGAGCCGGCGATGGCCAATGCGGAAGTCGCCGAATGGGCCTGGCAGACATATCTGGCTACAGAGCCGACAGACCTTTCCCATCTGCGCAGGTCTATTCTCAGGACAGACCAGCCAATACTGGACGATCTGGTGAAACGCCTTCTGGACGCCGAGCACGGCTGGCTATGCCTGGCCACCAGCGAAGCACCGGATGCGCGCATTGAGCAAATTCTCTCTGTCTGA